One Nicotiana tomentosiformis chromosome 4, ASM39032v3, whole genome shotgun sequence genomic window carries:
- the LOC138909550 gene encoding uncharacterized protein, with protein MSETTKISPTIITTSDILSTVKEIWKAIQQTYSKVNDVARIYELKMKVTAMKQGARSATEYANLLQGLWQEIDHYQCIQMLCPKDAVTLKRFIERERTYEFLAGLNVELDPVRVQILGKEELPSLNEAVSIVRAEEGHSNVMLDTQAGEGSAFVAKRVGQKENGMLQSSDNSTNPTNASKLFNRDSLYCTYCKKHRHTREMLEA; from the coding sequence ATGTCTGAAACAACCAAGATCAGTCCTACTATCATCACAACCAGTGATATTCTTAGTACGGTTAAGGAGATATGGAAAGCAATCCAACAAACCTACTCAAAGGTAAATGATGTGGCCCGAATCTATGAACTCAAGATGAAGGTTACAGCCATGAAACAGGGGGCACGATCAGCCACTGAATATGCCAATCTCTTGCAGGGACTGTGGCAAGAGATTGATCACTACCAATGCATTCAGATGCTATGCCCAAAAGATGCAGTAACCTTGAAGCGCTTTATAGAAAGGGAACGCACATATGAATTCCTTGCTGGACTTAATGTTGAACTTGATCCAGTAAGGGTACAAATATTGGGAAAAGAGGAACTTCCATCACTGAATGAAGCAGTCTCAATAGTACGGGCTGAAGAAGGGCATAGTAATGTTATGCTTGACACTCAAGCCGGAGAAGGATCAGCATTTGTTGCAAAGAGGGTTGGGCAGAAGGAGAATGGCATGCTACAGTCATCAGACAATTCTACCAATCCAACAAATGCTTCAAAACTATTCAATAGAGATTCTCTCTATTGCACCTACTGTAAGAAGCATCGCCACACAAGAGAGATGCTGGAAGCTTAA
- the LOC138909549 gene encoding pentatricopeptide repeat-containing protein At2g20540-like: MKQLKQAHAQVITCGLGQNSFALSRLLAFCSHPNLGSPTYGWKIFEQIQEPTICIFNTMIKAFLLKGELNRTIEIYKNMLKIGMYPDNYTLPYVLKACTRMKICNLGELVHGQILKLGFLIDIFVGNTLIAMYTAIDNVEAARLVFNEIPCNCVVSWTVLISGYAKRGDVYEARLSFEECPVKDRGVWGSMISGYVQNNCFKEGLKLFRQMQMTGIDPDEAIFVSVLSACAHLGSLDIGIWIHRYVEKLRMSMSLKLGTALIDMYAKCGCLDIAEELFDEMPQRDLICWNAMISGFAMNGNGSKALQLFNEMQSAGIRPDDVTFVSMFTACSYAGMANEGLNMLNLMCNVYHIEPKGEHYGCIIDVLSKAGLLEEAKKIVQNMPNLSVPSEEAIAWRALLSAFGNDGLVDLAEAAAERIVQLERHSGAYVLLSNIYVAAGKHDGARRIRKKMKSQYIDKVPGCSSLEITGVVHEFIAGEKTHPQLVRIHELLETINNQFDYSADVLHGSDT, translated from the coding sequence ATGAAGCAACTCAAGCAAGCACACGCCCAAGTAATCACATGTGGACTTGGGCAAAATAGCTTTGCCTTGAGCAGGCTGTTGGCTTTCTGTTCACACCCTAATCTTGGTAGTCCAACTTATGGATGGAAAATCTTTGAACAAATACAAGAACCCACAATTTGCATTTTTAATACAATGATCAAAGCTTTCTTGCTCAAGGGCGAGCTCAATAGAACCATAGAGATATACAAAAATATGTTGAAAATTGGAATGTACCCTGATAATTATACACTCCCTTATGTCTTGAAAGCTTGTACCAGAATGAAAATTTGTAATCTTGGCGAGTTGGTTCATGGGCAAATCTTGAAATTGGGGTTCTTGATTGATATTTTTGTGGGTAATACTTTAATAGCAATGTACACTGCGATTGACAATGTGGAAGCTGCAAGATTGGTTTTTAATGAGATTCCTTGCAATTGTGTTGTGTCTTGGACTGTTTTGATTTCTGGGTATGCTAAAAGAGGAGATGTTTATGAAGCAAGATTAAGTTTTGAGGAATGTCCAGTGAAAGATAGAGGAGTGTGGGGCTCTATGATATCTGGTTATGTACAAAATAATTGTTTTAAAGAAGGGCTAAAATTGTTTAGGCAAATGCAAATGACTGGGATTGATCCTGATGAGGCCATTTTTGTTAGTGTACTTTCTGCTTGTGCTCATTTAGGTTCTCTTGATATTGGAATTTGGATTCATAGATATGTGGAGAAGTTAAGAATGTCAATGAGTCTTAAATTAGGCACTGCTCTTATTGATATGTATGCGAAATGTGGTTGCTTGGATATTGCAGAGGAACTGTTCGATGAAATGCCTCAAAGAGACCTTATTTGTTGGAATGCTATGATCTCAGGATTTGCTATGAATGGAAATGGTTCAAAAGCCCTACAGTTATTCAATGAAATGCAAAGTGCCGGGATTAGGCCGGATGATGTTACATTTGTTTCAATGTTTACTGCTTGTAGTTATGCAGGCATGGCAAATGAAGGTCTAAATATGTTGAATTTAATGTGTAATGTGTACCATATTGAGCCCAAAGGTGAACATTATGGATGCATTATCGACGTCCTCAGCAAAGCCGGGCTGCTAGAGGAAGCAAAGAAGATAGTCCAAAACATGCCTAATTTGAGTGTTCCTTCTGAAGAAGCCATAGCTTGGAGAGCATTACTAAGCGCCTTTGGGAATGATGGACTAGTCGATTTGGCGGAGGCTGCTGCTGAGAGGATTGTGCAGTTAGAAAGGCATAGCGGAGCATACGTTCTACTCTCTAATATTTATGTTGCAGCCGGTAAACATGATGGTGCAAGAAGGATAAGGAAGAAGATGAAAAGCCAATATATAGACAAGGTACCAGGTTGCAGCTCCCTTGAGATCACTGGTGTTGTTCATGAGTTCATTGCAGGTGAGAAAACTCACCCTCAATTGGTTCGAATCCATGAACTTTTGGAAACTATTAACAATCAATTCGATTATAGTGCCGATGTACTACATGGTTCTGACACTTGA